In Candidatus Polarisedimenticolia bacterium, the DNA window ATCGGCTCGATGCCGGGGCAGTTCAATCTCTCGGTGGACGAGGCGGTGGCCGAGGCGCAGGAGGCGCGGTCGCTCGGAGTGCCGGCGGTCATCCTGTTCGGCATCCCGCCGTCGAAGGACGCGAAGGCCTCCGGGGCCTACGATCCGCACGGCGTGGTCCAGGAGGCGACCGCGGCGATCAGGAAAGGCGCCGAAGGGATGCTGGTGATCGCCGACGTCTGCCTCTGCGAGTACACGGACCACGGGCACTGCGGCGTCGTGCAGGGGGACGACATCCTCAACGACCCGTCGCTCGAGCTGCTGGCGAAAACCGCGGTTTCCCAGGCGCGCGCCGGCGCCGATATCGTGGCCCCGTCGGACATGATGGACGGCCGGGTGGCGGCGATCCGCCGGGCGCTCGACGCCGCGGGGTTCGACCAGGTGCCGATCCTGTCGTATGCCGCGAAGTACGCTTCGGCGTTCTATGGACCCTTCCGCGAGGCGGCGCAATCGACGCCGAAATTCGGCGATCGCCGCAGCCACCAGATGGACCCGGCGAACGTGCGCGAGGCCCTGAGGGAAGTGCGGCTCGACATCGAGGAAGGCGCCGACATGGTCATGGTGAAGCCGGCCCTTCCGTACCTCGACGTCATCCACCGCGTGCGGCAGGCGGTCGACGTGCCTGTGGCGGCGTATCACGTCTCGGGCGAGTACGCGATGCTGGTCGCCGCGGCGCGGAACGGCTGGATCGATCACGATCGCGCCGTCCTGGAATCGCTCGTCGCCATCCGGCGTGCGGGGGCCGACCTGATCGTCACCTACTTCGCCAAGGAGGCCGCGCGCCTGCTCGCGAAATGAACGCCCGTCCGGGCGCTCCCTTCAGGCCGTCACAAGGATCATGGGCAACGTCTCCCGCAGCCTCTTCGAGAAGGCCCGCCAGGTCATCCCGGGCGGGGTGAACTCGCCGGTGCGCGCCTTCAAGGCGGTGGGCGGCGACCCGCTGTTTTTCGCGCGGGGCCACGGCGCCATCCTTCAGGACGTGGACGGCAACGAGTACATCGACTTCGTCGGATCCTGGGGCCCCCTGATCCTGGGCCACGCGCACCCGGACATCGTGCGCGAGGTGCAGGAGGCGGCGACGCACGGCACATCGTTCGGCGCGCCGAACCCGCACGAGGTCGAGCTGGCGCGGCTGGTGGTCGAGACGGTCCCGGGCATCGAGAAGGTCCGCATGGTCAACTCGGGGACCGAGGCGACGCTGTCGGCGCTTCGGCTGGCCCGCGCGTTCACCGGGCGCGACCTGATCGTCAAGATGGATGGCTGCTACCACGGCCACGTGGACGCGCTCCTCGTGAAGGCGGGCTCGGGCGTCGCGACCCTCGGCCTCCCGGGGACGCCGGGAGTGCCGGCGCGGGTGGCGGAGCAGACGCTCGTCGTCCCCTACAACGACCTGGACGGGTTCGCGGCGCTGGCGAAGGAGCGCGGCAGGGAGATCGCCTGCGTCATCGTCGAGCCGGTGGCGGCCAACATGGGGGTCATCGCTCCCAAGCCCGGCTACCTGGAAGGCCTGCGCGAGATCTCCTCCCGGCACGGCATCCTCCTGATCTTCGACGAGGTGATCACCGGCTTCCGGCTGGCGCCCGGCGGAGCGCAGGAGCTGTACCGCATCGCTCCCGACCTGACGACCCTGGGGAAGATCCTGGGCGGCGGGCTGCCGATCGGCGCCTACGGAGGGCGCGAGGAGATCATGGACCGCGTGGCGCCGGAGGGGGACGTCTACCAGGCCGGAACGCTGGCCGGGAACCCGCTGGCGATGCGCGCCGGCATCGCCATGCTCAAGGGACTGCGCGCGCCGGGGGTGTACGCCGCCCTGGAGCGGCTGTCCGCCCGCCTGGCACGGGGCCTCGAGGCGGCGGCCGAGGAGTCGGGAACGCCGGCGCGCGTGACCCGCGTCGGTTCGCTCCTGACCCTGTTCTTCACGTCGCACGATCCGGTCGACTGGGAGAGCGCCTCCCGATCGGACACGCGCCGCTATGCGGCCTACTTCCGCCGCATGCTCGAGCGCGGCATCTACATGGCCCCCTCCCAGTACGAGGCGCTGTTCGTCTCCCTGGCCCACACGGACGAGCAGATCGAGACGACCATTGCCACGGCCCGCGACAGCCTGAAGGGCATGCGCTGGGGACCGCAGGCCTAGGAGCCTGTCCGAGTATTCGTGCGCGCTCCTGATCCGCGGCCGCAGGCGGCTATAATCCCGCGCGTGCTGGAGCTCTATCAGTTCGAAGGATGCCCGTTCTGCGAGAGGGTCCGCGTCGTCCTCGACGACCTGGGACTCGACTACGTCGTGCGGACCGTTCCCAGCCGCCATGCCCGGCGCGACCGGGTGGTCGCCGTCTCGGGCCAGACGCTCGTTCCGGTCCTGGTGGACGCGGATCGGGGCCAGGTCGTGGTCGAGTCGGACGCCATCGTGGACTACCTTAGAGAACACTACGGTCGAAAGGACGGTTGATGCCCGAGTTCATTTTCACGATGAAAGACCTGCGCAAGGTGGTCCCTCCGAAGCGCGAGATCCTCAAGGGGATCTGGCTGTCGTTCTACTTCGGCGCCAAGATCGGCGTCATCGGCCCGAACGGCTCGGGGAAGAGCTCGCTCCTGCGCGTGATGGCCGGCGAGGACCACGAGTTCATGGGAGAGGCGTTCCCGGCGAAAGGGATCCGGATCGGGTTCCTGTCCCAGGAGCCGCGCCTCGATCCGAAGAAGACGGTGCTCGGCAACGTCGAGGAAGGGGTCGCCGGGACGCGGGCGCTCCTCGACCGCTTCAACGCCATCAGCGACCGGCTCGGCCAGCCGCTCGAGGGGGACGAGATGGAGAGCCTGCTCGAGGAGCAGGCGAAGGTGCAGGACCAGATCGACCACGCCAACGCCTGGGAACTCGACCGCACGCTCGAGATCGCCATGGACGCGCTGCGCTGCCCGCCCCCCGACGCCGACGTCACCGCCATCTCGGGCGGCGAGAGGCGGCGCGTGGCGCTCTGCCGGCTGCTCCTGCAGCGCCCCGACCTCCTGCTGCTGGACGAGCCCACGAACCACCTGGACGCCGAATCGGTCGCCTGGCTCGAGCGCTTCCTCAAGGACTATCCCGGCACCGTCGTGGCGGTCACGCACGACCGGTACTTCCTGGACAACGTCGCCGGCTGGATCCTCGAGCTCGATCGCGGGGCGGGGATTCCCTGGGAGGGGAATTACTCCTCGTGGCTCGACCAGAAGAAGACCCGCCTGGCGCAGGAGGAGAAGGCGGCGGGCGCCCGCCAGCGGACGCTGGCCCGCGAGCTGGAATGGGTGCGCATGGCGCCGCGCGCCCGCCAGGCCAAGAGCAAGGCGCGCGTGAACGCCTACGAGCAGCTCCTGGCTCAGGAGATGGACAAGCTCCCGGAGACGGTGGAGATCTACATCCCGCCCGGCCCGCGGCTTGGTGGCGTCGTCGTCGAGGCGGACCGCCTGCGCAAGGGCTACGGCGATCTCCTGCTGTTCGACGATCTGTCGTTCAGATTGCCCCCCGGGGGGATCGTCGGCGTCATCGGGCCGAACGGGGCCGGCAAGACGACGCTGTTCCGGATGATCACCGGGCAGGAGACGCCGGACTCCGGCAGCCTGCGCGTCGGCGAGACCGTGAAGCTGGCCTACGTCGACCAGAGCCGGGACGTCCTCAAGGGCAGTCAGAACGTCTGGGAGGCGATCGCCGAAGGGAACGAGGTGCTGCAGCTCGGCAAGCGCTCGCTGAACTCGCGCTCCTACGTGGCGTCCTTCAACTTCAAGGGGCCGGACCAGCAGAAGCGGGTGCAGGACCTTTCAGGGGGGGAGCGGAACCGGGTCCACCTGGCCCGCATGCTGAAGAGCGGCGCCAACCTGCTGCTCCTGGACGAGCCGACCAACGACCTCGACGTCGACACGCTGCGGGCGCTCGAGGAGGCGCTCCTGGAGTTCGCCGGCTGCGCCGTGGTGATCAGCCACGACCGCTGGTTCCTCGACCGCATCGCCACGCACATCCTGGCGTTCGAGGGGGACAGCCGGGTCGTCTGGTTCGAGGGGAACTACCAGGACTACCAGGCGGACCACCGGCGGCGCCTCGGCGTCGACGCGGACCAGCCGCACCGCATCAAGTACCGCAGGCTGACGCACGACTGATCCGGGTCCCGGCCCCCCCGCGCCGCGCGGACCTCCCTGGGCTACTGCGTCGGCGCCGGATGCCCCAGGACGACGCCCACCACCACGAGGGCCAGCCCGGCGACCTGGATGAAGAACGACTTCTTGTTCTCCTGCCAGTTCTTCACCAGGAAGACCAGGCCGACCGGCGCCAGGAAGAGCACGCCCAGGCCCCAGACGACGCTCACCTTGAAGGCGTTGATGATGAGCATCACGCCCCCGACCAGCATCAGCACCCCTCCGAGCAGCAACAGGACGGCCGTCAGCATGGCGATTCCCCCATTCGAGCCTGCGATCACTGCCTGTGCGCGAACCACCCCCCGCGCGGAGGCTCAATCTTGTGATGGGGGAAGGGGAAGGCAACCGCCTGACGATCTTGTAACCTGCAAGTCGGCGTACGCCGGAACGCAGGGGTCGTGCGGGCAGGTCATGACGGCCGACGGGAGGTGTTCAGGGCTCCGTCCCCGGCCCGGTTCTCAGCTCAACGGCTCCAGCTCGACGCGGCGGTTCTCGGCACGGCCCGCCCGCGTGTCGTTGTCCGCTATCGGCTGCCTCGATCCATACGCCCTGGTCTCGAGGCGGGAGGCCGACACGCCCTTGCTGATCAGGTAGGCGCGCACCGCGTCGGCGCGCGCCTTCGAGAGCTGCCGGTTGAAGGCGGCCGCGCCGGTCGAGTCGGAATGGCCGGAGATCCCGATCACGACGCGGGGATTCGCCTTGAGAGATCGGGCGACCTGGTCGAGAACCCGCAAGGACTCGCCGTCCAGCCGGGCGCTGCCGGTGTCGAAATAGACCCCCTTCAGGACGAGAGCCCCGCCGCCGGTCGCCCGCCCGTGCTGCAGGAGCTGCGTCAGGGTCTCGCCGTCGACCCGCCCCGTCGGCCTCAAGGTGTGAGTGCGCTGAAACTCCATGAGGGCATCGCGCGTCGAGGCATCGACGACTCCACGCTCGTACGCCCCCGCCCTGAGGTGCCCGAGGCGCTTCAGAATCCCCTGCGCCTCCTCGATCGTCGCGGGCGAGGTGTAGACAAAGTCCGGCTCCACGGTGCTCGCGGCCGTGGCCCGGGCCGTCGCCCCGATGAAGCCGGCCGCCATGAAGCACAGGATGGTGCCGAGCAGCGCGCCTGGATTTTTCGGGTTCACCGGCGATCTCCTTGGTGTTGAGCCACGGCCCGGTGGCGCCTTGCGGCCCCTCGTCGCCACGTCGCCCGGGAGAACGAATTATAGACCGATCACCCCCGGCTCAGAGCTTCTCGAGCTGGGCGTAGCGCGGCAGGAGCTTCTTGGAGCCGTAGATCGAGAACGACACGGTCAGCTTCAGGCGCTCGCCGCTCCCCTCGACCCCGATCACCGTGCCGACACCGTATTCGGGGTGCTGCACCCGCGATCCCAGGCTGAACTGCGAGGCGGTCCCGGCCGCCGGAGCGGCTCCGGCGTCCTCCGGCAGAAGCTGCGACTCGTCGTCGCGGGTCCGCGCCGCGGCGCGGCGCCTGCCGATCGCCTCGGCGGCCCCCAGGATGCGGGCGGCATAGGGGGCGGCCTGGGCGTCCTCGTCCAGGGCGCTCTCGCGGAGCAGGCGGGACGGGATCTCCCGGAGGAAGCGGGACGCTTCGGCGGGCTTCGGCTCGCCGTACAAGCGGCGGGTGAGCGCCCGGGTCAGGA includes these proteins:
- the hemB gene encoding porphobilinogen synthase; this encodes MAFPAQRPRRLRRTGAIRSLVRETDLSAGDLIHPLFVCPGKRVRREIGSMPGQFNLSVDEAVAEAQEARSLGVPAVILFGIPPSKDAKASGAYDPHGVVQEATAAIRKGAEGMLVIADVCLCEYTDHGHCGVVQGDDILNDPSLELLAKTAVSQARAGADIVAPSDMMDGRVAAIRRALDAAGFDQVPILSYAAKYASAFYGPFREAAQSTPKFGDRRSHQMDPANVREALREVRLDIEEGADMVMVKPALPYLDVIHRVRQAVDVPVAAYHVSGEYAMLVAAARNGWIDHDRAVLESLVAIRRAGADLIVTYFAKEAARLLAK
- the hemL gene encoding glutamate-1-semialdehyde 2,1-aminomutase, translated to MGNVSRSLFEKARQVIPGGVNSPVRAFKAVGGDPLFFARGHGAILQDVDGNEYIDFVGSWGPLILGHAHPDIVREVQEAATHGTSFGAPNPHEVELARLVVETVPGIEKVRMVNSGTEATLSALRLARAFTGRDLIVKMDGCYHGHVDALLVKAGSGVATLGLPGTPGVPARVAEQTLVVPYNDLDGFAALAKERGREIACVIVEPVAANMGVIAPKPGYLEGLREISSRHGILLIFDEVITGFRLAPGGAQELYRIAPDLTTLGKILGGGLPIGAYGGREEIMDRVAPEGDVYQAGTLAGNPLAMRAGIAMLKGLRAPGVYAALERLSARLARGLEAAAEESGTPARVTRVGSLLTLFFTSHDPVDWESASRSDTRRYAAYFRRMLERGIYMAPSQYEALFVSLAHTDEQIETTIATARDSLKGMRWGPQA
- a CDS encoding glutathione S-transferase N-terminal domain-containing protein translates to MLELYQFEGCPFCERVRVVLDDLGLDYVVRTVPSRHARRDRVVAVSGQTLVPVLVDADRGQVVVESDAIVDYLREHYGRKDG
- the ettA gene encoding energy-dependent translational throttle protein EttA, whose translation is MMPEFIFTMKDLRKVVPPKREILKGIWLSFYFGAKIGVIGPNGSGKSSLLRVMAGEDHEFMGEAFPAKGIRIGFLSQEPRLDPKKTVLGNVEEGVAGTRALLDRFNAISDRLGQPLEGDEMESLLEEQAKVQDQIDHANAWELDRTLEIAMDALRCPPPDADVTAISGGERRRVALCRLLLQRPDLLLLDEPTNHLDAESVAWLERFLKDYPGTVVAVTHDRYFLDNVAGWILELDRGAGIPWEGNYSSWLDQKKTRLAQEEKAAGARQRTLARELEWVRMAPRARQAKSKARVNAYEQLLAQEMDKLPETVEIYIPPGPRLGGVVVEADRLRKGYGDLLLFDDLSFRLPPGGIVGVIGPNGAGKTTLFRMITGQETPDSGSLRVGETVKLAYVDQSRDVLKGSQNVWEAIAEGNEVLQLGKRSLNSRSYVASFNFKGPDQQKRVQDLSGGERNRVHLARMLKSGANLLLLDEPTNDLDVDTLRALEEALLEFAGCAVVISHDRWFLDRIATHILAFEGDSRVVWFEGNYQDYQADHRRRLGVDADQPHRIKYRRLTHD
- a CDS encoding OmpA family protein; the encoded protein is MNPKNPGALLGTILCFMAAGFIGATARATAASTVEPDFVYTSPATIEEAQGILKRLGHLRAGAYERGVVDASTRDALMEFQRTHTLRPTGRVDGETLTQLLQHGRATGGGALVLKGVYFDTGSARLDGESLRVLDQVARSLKANPRVVIGISGHSDSTGAAAFNRQLSKARADAVRAYLISKGVSASRLETRAYGSRQPIADNDTRAGRAENRRVELEPLS